A window of Nonomuraea angiospora genomic DNA:
GAACGTGGCGCGGGGGGCGCCGGCCAGCGCGGTGACCGAGCGCTCGATCAGCTCGTCCCTCGCCGGCACGAGCACCGAGATCCACACGTCGTCGGGGATGCGGTCCTGCTCGATGAGCATCCGGACAAAGTCGTGGTCGTCCTGGCTGGCCACCGGGAATCCGACTTCGATCTCCTTGTAGCCGAGGTCGACGAGCAGCTCGAACATCCGCAGCTTGCGCGCCGGCGACATCGGGTTGGCCAGCGACTGGTTTCCGTCGCGGAGGTCCGTCGACAGCCAGCGGGGCGCCGCCACGATCCTCTTGTCCGGCCAGGTACGGTCGGCCAGGGCCAGCGGGGTGAAGTTCGAATAGCGCTCGACGGGACGGGTCGCGGCCATCGTGTATCTCCTTCGCAGGTCTCATGGTGTGGCTCTAGGAGATCTCCGGACTCAACGTACAAGCGGCGACGGACCCGCGAACAGGTCGGGGATCATGAGAGTGCCGGTCCTGACCAAGGGATTCCGCAGGGGTATCGAGAGTGCGCGCCCCCGGTATCTTTCGACGCACCCCCCTTCTCGGGCCCCTGCCCGCCCTTCACACTCCGATCATGGCGACTATCGAACCGGCGCTCCGGCGAGGCCGTCTGTGCTTCGCGGAGGCGCGGCCTACCGTGCAGTTCATCTTCCTGCTGCGCTTCCTCACCGGCACGGCGCTGTGCGCCTCGGTCGCCGGCGACGACGGCCACCTGGGCAGAACGGTCTGGGGCGCCGCGGCATGGGTGATGATGATCTTCGCCGTCTACCTCTTCAACGGCGTCATGGACGTGCCGGAGGACCGGCTCAACGGCTCGCGCCGGCCCATCGTCCGTGGCGACCTGCCGCCGGGCTTCGCCGGCGCGGTCGCGATCGGGGCGGCACTGCTGTCGCTCGCGGCCGGCTTCGCGCTCTCCCCGCTGATGGGCGGCATGCTCGCCGTCGTGCTGACGCTCGGCTACCTCTACTCGGGCCCCCCGTTCCCGCTCAAGCGCAGCTCCGGCGGCACGGTCCTGTCGGGAGGCGTGGCCACCCTGCTCACCTACTACGGGGGCGCCTTCTCCTACGCGAGCGAGATCAGGCACTCGCTGATGCTGGTCGTCTTCGTGCTCGCCGCGTCGCTGTGGACGGCTCTCGTGGGCTCGACGACCAAGGACCTGCCCGACATCGAGGGCGACGCCCGCGCCGGGCGGATGACCTTCGCGGTCATGCACGGCGAGCGCGTCCTGCGGCTGACGATCTGCTGCACG
This region includes:
- a CDS encoding UbiA family prenyltransferase; this encodes MATIEPALRRGRLCFAEARPTVQFIFLLRFLTGTALCASVAGDDGHLGRTVWGAAAWVMMIFAVYLFNGVMDVPEDRLNGSRRPIVRGDLPPGFAGAVAIGAALLSLAAGFALSPLMGGMLAVVLTLGYLYSGPPFPLKRSSGGTVLSGGVATLLTYYGGAFSYASEIRHSLMLVVFVLAASLWTALVGSTTKDLPDIEGDARAGRMTFAVMHGERVLRLTICCTAIGLALAFAATVLLLKLPLWPSALAMAGGALVITVLCFKGRRREPYGAFMATQYALHGLAILPLLLI